The Methanolacinia petrolearia DSM 11571 genome has a segment encoding these proteins:
- a CDS encoding winged helix-turn-helix transcriptional regulator — protein sequence MKYQGAAIAVVLILILAYAHQATIYSNIIVTPSEEPPDLLREDNVHVLNWWEVSPRHYFVLLISLYSPFLIPLAAIVTVLAGLSFGIRQIEKKNILENEWREDIFRLITENPGITQIEVEHMAEINRSSLRYHLKMLMREEKIVSIKASKKIHYFENHNGYIPEAQVAKTILDSPAAKNIFRYIYTNPGCTQKDLAEYMNLSCSTISWHIERLSSGNLVNIQKESNFNHYYAENNFEMDAAFL from the coding sequence ATGAAATACCAGGGGGCTGCTATTGCAGTGGTTTTAATTTTAATCCTGGCCTATGCTCATCAGGCCACTATATATTCAAATATCATTGTAACGCCAAGTGAAGAACCACCTGATCTACTCAGAGAGGATAATGTTCATGTCCTTAACTGGTGGGAAGTCTCACCGAGGCACTATTTTGTCTTATTGATTTCATTATACTCCCCTTTTCTAATACCTCTAGCCGCGATTGTCACAGTTCTTGCCGGCCTTTCTTTCGGAATCCGGCAGATCGAAAAGAAGAATATTCTTGAAAACGAATGGAGGGAGGATATATTCCGGCTAATAACAGAAAACCCTGGTATCACCCAGATCGAAGTAGAGCACATGGCAGAAATTAACCGCAGTTCTCTAAGATATCATCTTAAGATGCTAATGCGTGAAGAAAAGATCGTCTCAATAAAAGCATCTAAAAAAATACATTATTTTGAAAATCATAACGGTTACATTCCTGAAGCTCAGGTTGCAAAAACAATCCTCGATAGTCCGGCAGCAAAAAATATTTTCAGGTATATCTACACGAATCCTGGATGTACCCAAAAAGATCTGGCAGAGTATATGAATTTATCATGCTCTACGATTTCGTGGCACATTGAGAGACTCAGTTCGGGCAATCTTGTGAACATCCAGAAAGAGAGCAATTTCAATCATTATTATGCTGAAAATAATTTTGAAATGGATGCTGCCTTTTTGTAG
- a CDS encoding M12 family metallo-peptidase — protein MKLKLKMPALSLLLIVALAGAIFVPVVSAENVVPVDATINMKYFTDISDQLKSRSTESVPISEYSLVTVDPIAFMRDADNGKLLEYSLNGENYSIELSEVPSIIAPDAKLYIKTNDGTTVSDIPTIKQYQGRIVGTKSGDAFFTVDDNVILGRITMDDESYFISQSERQADGKIVHIVYNSKNEIEREILPNEDDIIPITISQEQLELSDNNEIENTISSKSVTTVSLLAVYDSQFHNAYPSSTSEITSMMSTVAEAFSPSYIGVNFQINAFSWDATLTSTDKDDLAEELVDSQSSYRDSTNSDLVSLFTGRDLDGNDIGNGGQFTNGVYEESAYSLTQMTDSGTSYTASSYQRPILITHELGHNFGAMHQTAPSSYSGAPFYIPSYARASTWTSWWTDYYSAMWAPFQTGTSMKNEFSSLDSGHGDSNHNNALRISQVKATVAGYQ, from the coding sequence ATGAAATTAAAACTAAAAATGCCGGCTTTGAGCCTGCTCTTGATAGTGGCACTCGCCGGGGCGATTTTCGTTCCGGTTGTTAGTGCGGAAAACGTAGTGCCAGTTGACGCAACTATCAACATGAAATATTTTACTGATATATCTGATCAATTGAAGTCTCGATCGACTGAATCAGTTCCAATATCAGAATACTCACTTGTCACAGTAGATCCCATTGCATTTATGAGAGATGCTGACAATGGGAAATTACTGGAATACTCATTGAACGGAGAAAATTACTCCATTGAACTCTCTGAAGTCCCCAGTATTATCGCCCCAGATGCTAAATTGTATATTAAAACAAATGATGGGACGACAGTATCCGACATTCCTACGATAAAACAATACCAGGGTAGAATCGTTGGTACTAAGTCAGGTGATGCTTTTTTCACTGTTGATGACAATGTGATTCTAGGAAGGATAACAATGGACGATGAGTCATATTTCATAAGCCAGTCAGAAAGACAAGCTGATGGGAAAATTGTCCATATTGTTTATAATTCAAAGAATGAAATAGAACGGGAAATATTGCCAAATGAGGACGATATAATTCCTATTACGATTTCCCAAGAGCAGTTAGAATTATCTGACAATAACGAAATTGAAAATACCATTTCGTCCAAGTCAGTGACTACTGTGAGTTTACTTGCAGTATACGATTCGCAATTCCATAACGCATATCCTTCATCTACTTCTGAAATTACATCAATGATGTCAACAGTTGCTGAGGCATTTTCTCCCAGCTATATTGGAGTAAATTTCCAGATCAATGCATTTTCATGGGATGCTACGCTAACAAGCACAGATAAAGATGATCTTGCAGAGGAGTTGGTTGATAGCCAAAGTTCATACCGAGACTCCACGAATAGTGATCTGGTTTCTTTATTCACTGGAAGAGATCTTGATGGAAACGATATCGGAAATGGAGGACAATTTACCAACGGGGTTTACGAAGAATCTGCTTACTCACTTACGCAGATGACTGATTCAGGCACCTCTTATACTGCTTCAAGCTATCAGAGGCCGATACTGATAACTCATGAATTAGGACATAACTTTGGCGCGATGCATCAGACTGCTCCTTCCAGTTATAGTGGAGCTCCTTTTTATATTCCAAGCTATGCAAGGGCATCGACATGGACATCATGGTGGACAGATTATTATTCAGCTATGTGGGCACCATTCCAGACAGGTACTTCGATGAAGAATGAATTTTCTTCTCTCGATTCGGGTCATGGCGACTCAAACCATAACAATGCTCTTAGAATAAGTCAGGTAAAAGCAACAGTTGCAGGATATCAGTAA
- a CDS encoding alpha/beta fold hydrolase, which translates to MRKKIEKIYLAAIIFALVLVIFSAGCTGETGFDNSLSENSDNLTLSEKSYSVFDDAELHYANVNGINIGYKQAGEGYPLVMVMGYATTMDAWDPSLLNSLAENYNVTIFDNRGTGYTDLGEITAENVTYETYANDTVALMDALGIKRSYLMGWSMGTAVSEEIILKYPEKVEKAVLYAPYYNVSSSDEEYLREYLRQVAYGEANKSIVIENMFPGDWLICHNPDEYLPASSETLNESGIMAAYYASLNWNGSLERLNQIEIPVLLTGGTEDVLTPPEFLRTMAGEIDGAWTAEFKGAGHGLMYQNPDGLAKTVNLFLDLDEDIRCC; encoded by the coding sequence ATGCGTAAAAAGATAGAAAAAATATATCTGGCAGCCATAATTTTTGCTTTAGTTCTTGTAATATTTTCTGCCGGATGTACAGGTGAAACTGGTTTTGACAACTCCCTGTCTGAAAATTCAGATAATTTAACCCTGTCCGAAAAGAGCTATTCTGTCTTTGATGATGCAGAACTGCATTATGCAAACGTAAACGGAATTAACATCGGCTACAAACAGGCAGGAGAAGGCTATCCTCTTGTAATGGTAATGGGGTATGCGACAACAATGGATGCGTGGGACCCTTCTCTTCTGAATTCTCTTGCAGAAAATTACAACGTCACGATTTTTGACAACAGGGGAACAGGCTATACAGATTTAGGTGAAATCACGGCTGAAAATGTGACATATGAGACTTATGCCAATGATACAGTTGCACTTATGGATGCTCTTGGCATCAAGAGATCATATCTTATGGGATGGTCGATGGGGACAGCTGTTTCCGAGGAGATTATTCTGAAGTACCCGGAAAAGGTTGAAAAAGCTGTATTGTATGCACCTTATTATAACGTATCATCTTCAGATGAGGAGTACCTGAGGGAATATCTGCGACAGGTAGCTTACGGAGAGGCCAATAAATCGATTGTTATTGAAAATATGTTTCCCGGGGACTGGCTTATCTGCCATAACCCCGATGAATATCTGCCTGCTTCTTCTGAAACACTGAATGAAAGCGGAATTATGGCCGCTTATTATGCAAGTCTTAACTGGAACGGCTCACTGGAAAGGCTTAATCAAATCGAGATCCCTGTGCTTTTAACCGGCGGAACAGAGGATGTTCTAACGCCTCCTGAGTTTTTAAGAACAATGGCAGGGGAGATTGATGGTGCATGGACAGCAGAGTTTAAAGGTGCAGGACACGGTTTGATGTACCAGAATCCTGATGGACTAGCAAAAACTGTAAATCTCTTCCTGGACCTGGATGAGGATATAAGATGCTGTTAA
- a CDS encoding pyridoxamine 5'-phosphate oxidase family protein, whose translation MVKLTDNILEAMGNLKTFYLATASKDGVPNVAPMGAVFVKDPETIWIQDNFMMKTLANVEENPKAALSVYGAGAKGCFQIKADVTVMKSGPELAEMKALIEKMKPGLPGKSLLVLKVTGVYQCMPGPEAGKKLL comes from the coding sequence ATGGTAAAACTTACAGACAATATACTCGAAGCAATGGGAAATCTCAAAACATTCTACCTTGCGACAGCTTCAAAGGACGGTGTCCCGAACGTAGCGCCGATGGGTGCGGTCTTCGTCAAGGACCCGGAGACGATCTGGATCCAGGACAACTTCATGATGAAGACGCTCGCAAACGTCGAGGAGAACCCGAAAGCGGCACTTTCCGTCTACGGTGCTGGTGCGAAGGGCTGCTTCCAGATAAAAGCGGATGTGACCGTCATGAAGTCAGGACCCGAACTCGCCGAGATGAAGGCACTTATCGAGAAGATGAAGCCCGGCCTTCCGGGAAAGAGCCTCTTAGTCCTGAAGGTGACCGGCGTCTACCAGTGCATGCCTGGACCCGAAGCAGGAAAGAAACTTCTCTAA
- a CDS encoding RNA-guided pseudouridylation complex pseudouridine synthase subunit Cbf5, producing the protein MTDFSDPGLNSALNCGVVVLDKPQGPSSHQAAAWAAEILGVNTGQGGTLDPMVSGVLVLMLGRAVRLAPVLLNHRKEYVALMRLHKDVPEERIRTVAKEFIGRQYQRPPKMSAVKRQLRIREIYDLEILDIEGRLVLMRVECEAGTYIRLLCRHIALAMGAGGQMVELRRTKSGPFTENECVTLHDLKDAVEYAKEGNSGPLEKMILPVERLAGSLPKVVIRDKAVDAVCHGAVLAAVGILEKDNYKKNARVAVMTQKDELVCVGKAIVSSEDYAKSDTGLVIRPEIVIMEPGTYEKGWKTKKRD; encoded by the coding sequence GTGACTGATTTCAGCGATCCCGGACTGAATTCCGCATTGAACTGCGGTGTTGTTGTTCTCGACAAGCCCCAGGGGCCGTCGAGCCACCAGGCGGCTGCATGGGCGGCTGAGATTCTCGGTGTCAATACGGGGCAGGGGGGGACTCTTGACCCAATGGTATCCGGAGTTCTGGTACTGATGCTCGGGCGGGCGGTCCGGCTCGCTCCCGTTCTCCTGAACCACAGGAAGGAGTATGTGGCCCTTATGAGGCTTCATAAGGATGTCCCTGAGGAGAGGATCAGGACTGTTGCGAAGGAGTTTATCGGCCGCCAGTACCAGAGACCCCCGAAGATGAGTGCAGTCAAGAGACAGCTTCGTATACGTGAAATATACGACCTGGAGATCCTGGATATCGAAGGAAGGCTTGTCCTGATGCGGGTGGAATGCGAGGCGGGAACATACATCCGCCTGCTCTGCCGCCACATCGCACTTGCGATGGGAGCCGGGGGACAGATGGTCGAGCTCCGGAGGACGAAGTCCGGGCCTTTTACCGAGAATGAATGTGTAACCCTGCACGATCTAAAGGATGCAGTTGAATACGCAAAAGAGGGGAACTCCGGGCCGTTGGAGAAGATGATCCTTCCGGTCGAGAGGCTCGCCGGCAGTCTCCCGAAGGTCGTCATCAGGGACAAGGCGGTCGATGCAGTCTGCCACGGTGCGGTTCTTGCTGCGGTGGGAATCCTCGAAAAGGACAACTACAAAAAGAACGCCCGTGTCGCGGTCATGACACAGAAGGACGAGCTTGTCTGCGTCGGAAAAGCGATCGTCTCCTCCGAGGACTACGCAAAGAGCGATACGGGGCTTGTCATCAGGCCGGAGATCGTCATAATGGAGCCGGGCACATACGAGAAGGGCTGGAAGACGAAGAAAAGAGACTGA
- a CDS encoding uroporphyrinogen-III synthase, protein MRIAVTRLREKAGKDAETCKRYGHECYIVSPLNARIYEDAVMEFVSAANRDEFDCIFFTSALPAQVIGPLLQVRPRMVAIGPQTAKTLTEMGFDCETLPDFYSRDFAPYLGDWIRGKRIGIPRADVPNPQLIDSIEDKGGIAAETRIYGLEPTGEKLDLDGADAVLFTSAGSFRNAVWDKDQKILRVAIGDVTGKAMELSGCPPDVTGDGSLTGTLEALNKYLESGDMQSD, encoded by the coding sequence ATGAGGATTGCAGTCACGAGGCTTCGGGAAAAAGCCGGGAAAGATGCCGAAACCTGCAAAAGATACGGGCACGAGTGTTATATCGTATCGCCGCTTAACGCGAGGATCTACGAGGATGCAGTCATGGAGTTCGTATCGGCGGCAAACAGGGACGAGTTCGACTGCATCTTTTTTACAAGCGCTCTTCCGGCACAGGTCATAGGCCCGCTCCTCCAGGTCCGCCCGAGGATGGTGGCGATCGGCCCCCAGACTGCAAAGACACTGACCGAAATGGGATTCGACTGCGAGACTCTTCCGGACTTTTACTCGAGGGATTTTGCACCGTATCTTGGCGACTGGATCAGGGGAAAGAGGATCGGAATCCCGAGGGCCGACGTCCCCAATCCACAGCTTATCGATTCAATAGAAGATAAAGGCGGGATCGCGGCGGAGACGCGGATCTACGGACTCGAGCCGACGGGAGAGAAACTTGATCTCGACGGTGCAGATGCTGTGCTCTTCACGAGTGCCGGTTCGTTCAGGAATGCAGTATGGGACAAGGATCAAAAGATCCTGCGGGTCGCGATCGGGGATGTGACAGGGAAGGCGATGGAGCTTTCGGGGTGTCCGCCGGATGTGACAGGCGACGGGTCGCTCACCGGGACTCTTGAAGCCCTGAACAAATATCTTGAAAGCGGGGATATGCAAAGTGACTGA
- a CDS encoding tripartite tricarboxylate transporter permease: MYDIIAGVAIGVVLGTISGLIPGIHANTMAGILLSVQGALLVVAGPAALAVSMFSALVTHTFLDAVPAAFLGVPDADTAISVLPSHRMCLEGRAGEAVRLSAIGGAFGTAISLPLFAAFYFLLPSLQGYIDWWIGIILITFAGILILQSESPEWSFAVFMVSGILGLLTFRYSWLSWNTLGDSSFLMPLLTGLFGISVLLHTKHGKMPPQENKGVSLSLRDIAKSGTAGTVAGAVVGWLPGLSNASANAVLASIFRIEKEGEGFITATGAANTANAFLALAAFYAISRTRNGVMVALSQGDIPPVTTLLFAGALAAFAAYILTIVLSGSASLFSGIDARKLGFAVIGFVTILCLVFTGPFGLVILVLATMTGLVPYYVNIRRIPCIGAVMLPVICWSFGLL; encoded by the coding sequence ATGTACGATATAATCGCCGGAGTTGCGATCGGGGTGGTTCTGGGGACCATAAGCGGCCTGATTCCCGGCATACACGCCAATACAATGGCCGGAATTCTTTTATCCGTGCAGGGAGCGCTGCTCGTCGTCGCGGGTCCGGCCGCACTTGCGGTATCGATGTTCTCTGCACTTGTTACACATACGTTTCTGGATGCTGTCCCTGCGGCATTCCTCGGGGTGCCGGACGCAGATACGGCCATATCAGTCCTTCCTTCGCACAGGATGTGCCTAGAAGGGAGGGCAGGAGAAGCGGTCCGCCTCTCTGCAATCGGCGGAGCGTTCGGCACTGCAATATCCCTGCCGCTCTTCGCAGCATTTTATTTTCTTCTCCCGTCTCTCCAGGGCTATATCGACTGGTGGATAGGAATCATACTCATCACTTTCGCAGGCATCCTGATCCTGCAGTCCGAATCTCCCGAGTGGTCCTTTGCCGTCTTTATGGTATCCGGCATACTCGGCCTGCTCACATTCAGGTACAGCTGGCTCTCGTGGAATACTCTCGGCGATTCATCCTTCCTGATGCCCCTGCTCACTGGTCTTTTCGGGATATCGGTGCTTCTTCATACAAAACACGGAAAGATGCCCCCGCAGGAGAATAAAGGAGTAAGCCTTTCCCTGCGTGATATCGCGAAGAGCGGGACTGCCGGGACTGTTGCAGGCGCTGTCGTCGGCTGGCTGCCCGGGTTGTCGAATGCATCGGCAAATGCCGTTCTGGCATCCATATTCAGGATAGAAAAGGAGGGTGAAGGATTCATAACGGCTACAGGGGCGGCGAACACCGCGAACGCCTTCCTCGCCCTTGCCGCATTTTATGCCATTTCGAGAACCAGAAACGGGGTAATGGTAGCACTTTCCCAGGGAGATATCCCGCCTGTAACAACTCTCCTTTTTGCCGGAGCACTGGCCGCTTTCGCAGCATATATCCTCACGATAGTTTTATCCGGAAGCGCCTCGCTCTTCTCCGGCATCGATGCAAGAAAGCTTGGCTTTGCAGTAATCGGATTCGTAACGATCCTATGTCTTGTATTTACAGGGCCTTTCGGCCTGGTTATCCTCGTCCTTGCTACAATGACCGGACTTGTTCCATATTACGTGAACATAAGACGGATTCCGTGTATCGGTGCCGTGATGCTTCCGGTGATCTGCTGGTCGTTCGGCCTGCTGTAA
- a CDS encoding calcium/sodium antiporter, with the protein MIIDILLFIAGLAFLIKGADYFVSGGAGLAARFGVSPGTIGLTVIAFGTSLPEFVVSLNALAEGSSGIALGNIIGSNIANIALVLAVCAIIAPAVLSCKGCLRKDPIVSDYLMMIAATVIFLVFAFFSPLGIPAGVVFLAAFAVIIYHQWKKGKTDSEKIEAHGNLDYIYIAGGIAGVVIGSRILLISATSIAQTFGISDYVIGISMVAVGTSLPELATSLVAVVRGQHGISIGNILGSNIFNLLFVLGVGSLVTQVPVPDYSGVLIMAGFSAAAILLFTKSKTATRAFGFVLLALYAVYIYLAFTAI; encoded by the coding sequence ATGATTATCGACATATTGCTCTTCATTGCAGGGCTTGCATTCCTGATTAAGGGTGCAGACTATTTCGTTTCGGGAGGTGCCGGGCTTGCGGCAAGATTCGGGGTATCGCCGGGAACGATCGGGCTTACGGTAATTGCATTCGGAACTTCTCTCCCCGAGTTTGTCGTAAGTCTCAATGCCCTTGCAGAAGGGAGTTCCGGCATCGCACTTGGGAACATAATAGGGAGCAATATCGCCAATATAGCACTTGTTCTTGCGGTATGTGCTATAATCGCCCCGGCAGTTCTTTCCTGCAAAGGATGCCTGAGAAAAGATCCGATAGTAAGCGATTACCTGATGATGATTGCTGCAACAGTGATATTCCTCGTATTTGCGTTCTTCAGCCCGCTCGGCATCCCTGCAGGAGTCGTTTTCCTTGCTGCATTCGCTGTGATAATATACCACCAGTGGAAGAAGGGCAAAACCGACAGCGAGAAGATCGAGGCTCACGGAAACCTTGACTACATATATATCGCCGGTGGAATTGCGGGCGTTGTAATAGGATCAAGGATACTTCTTATAAGTGCGACCTCGATAGCCCAGACATTCGGCATCTCGGACTATGTGATCGGAATTTCGATGGTTGCCGTCGGAACGTCTCTCCCCGAACTGGCGACATCGCTTGTTGCAGTGGTCAGGGGGCAGCACGGGATATCGATCGGAAACATCCTCGGGAGCAATATCTTCAATCTCCTCTTCGTTCTGGGTGTCGGATCGCTTGTCACACAGGTACCGGTTCCGGACTATTCCGGGGTCCTGATAATGGCCGGATTCTCCGCAGCCGCAATCCTTCTCTTTACGAAATCCAAAACCGCAACGAGGGCCTTCGGGTTTGTTCTGCTTGCATTATATGCAGTATATATCTACCTTGCATTTACCGCGATCTGA
- a CDS encoding NOP5/NOP56 family protein has protein sequence MQRYWFGDITDGGECIPFSRETNELIERCRSLEPEMDNFVPVEPETAVECGVFSSRQDYIAELRKITAALAREKISEYYSSGDIELIQMVRMLNELDHVINLLVERGMEWYIVKNPDFSRKYKNMNQKKVIGMMRRQKRSGLSSIAAEIDALSDKRTRLMKEISGKAVEVAPNCSEIVGGLVAARLISSVGGLKELAFLPASAIQVTGAESALFTHLKGGTPSPKHGIIFQHRRVHNADRAVRGKVARVVAGKLGIAARIDYFRGEADVEFLKKAQERIDAVFGGVGGDSE, from the coding sequence ATGCAGAGATACTGGTTCGGGGATATAACAGATGGCGGGGAATGCATACCATTCTCACGGGAAACCAATGAGCTTATAGAAAGGTGCAGATCGCTTGAGCCGGAGATGGATAATTTCGTTCCGGTTGAACCGGAGACAGCGGTTGAGTGCGGTGTTTTTTCATCACGTCAGGATTACATCGCTGAGCTTCGTAAGATCACCGCTGCTCTTGCCCGCGAAAAGATAAGTGAATATTACAGCTCCGGGGATATCGAACTCATCCAGATGGTCCGGATGCTCAACGAGCTTGACCACGTGATAAACCTCCTTGTCGAGAGAGGGATGGAGTGGTATATAGTAAAGAACCCGGACTTTTCGAGAAAATACAAGAATATGAACCAGAAGAAGGTAATCGGCATGATGAGGCGGCAGAAGAGATCCGGCCTTTCATCGATTGCTGCAGAGATCGACGCCCTCTCTGATAAAAGAACCCGCCTGATGAAGGAGATCTCCGGAAAAGCTGTAGAGGTGGCCCCCAACTGCAGTGAGATCGTCGGCGGCCTTGTTGCTGCACGCCTGATCTCCTCTGTCGGAGGGCTTAAGGAGCTTGCGTTTCTTCCTGCCTCCGCGATACAGGTTACGGGGGCTGAGAGTGCACTTTTTACGCACCTTAAGGGCGGAACCCCCTCTCCTAAGCACGGTATAATCTTCCAGCACAGGCGTGTCCACAATGCCGATAGGGCGGTAAGGGGAAAGGTTGCGAGGGTGGTTGCCGGCAAACTCGGTATTGCCGCCAGGATAGATTATTTCAGGGGCGAAGCGGACGTGGAGTTTCTCAAAAAGGCACAGGAGAGGATCGATGCCGTCTTTGGCGGAGTCGGAGGCGATTCCGAATGA
- a CDS encoding fibrillarin-like rRNA/tRNA 2'-O-methyltransferase — translation MIRIGSVLVSEGKGGVYGEKMLKGYRVWDPYRSKFAALAKIYDGIDLESERDVLYLGAANGTTVSHFADYVRTVYAVEFAPRPMQDLIEVSDRRKNIVPIMADATRPVEYAAFVSSVDMIYQDVAQPNQAEIAISNLPFLKKGGTLVLMLKTRSVDVCESPESVFENSKTILESSGLEIEFSCWLKPYHKDHVCIVCRRV, via the coding sequence ATGATAAGGATCGGCAGTGTTCTGGTCTCCGAAGGAAAAGGCGGAGTCTATGGCGAGAAGATGCTGAAAGGATACCGTGTATGGGACCCTTACAGGAGTAAGTTTGCCGCACTTGCGAAGATATATGATGGCATCGATCTCGAAAGCGAACGGGATGTCCTTTATCTCGGTGCTGCCAACGGCACGACCGTATCTCATTTTGCAGATTATGTGAGGACGGTGTACGCAGTGGAGTTTGCACCGAGACCGATGCAGGATCTGATCGAAGTTTCCGACAGGAGAAAGAATATCGTCCCCATAATGGCAGATGCGACCCGGCCTGTTGAATATGCCGCTTTTGTGAGTTCGGTCGATATGATCTACCAGGATGTCGCCCAGCCGAACCAGGCGGAGATTGCAATTTCAAATCTCCCGTTCCTGAAGAAAGGCGGAACTCTTGTCCTCATGCTCAAGACGAGAAGTGTGGATGTATGCGAATCTCCGGAGAGCGTCTTTGAGAATTCCAAAACTATTCTCGAGTCATCCGGCCTTGAAATCGAATTCTCGTGCTGGCTGAAGCCCTATCACAAAGACCATGTGTGTATTGTCTGCAGGCGGGTATAA
- a CDS encoding DUF1614 domain-containing protein, whose protein sequence is MKRLIYLSPFSLLLIAALVVILILMIPLLFLGLIGSAFSKLGFGLAGIILILVATIAGSFFNIPVMRIKSAPEVVRVPHGRLMDYRYRPQFSGGITIVAVNIGGAVVPVLVSAYLLTRVFIFQEGSGILLSSLAGILIVAAVSYLVAKPVQGVGVGIPILIPPLSALICGLVLSFGISGAAPVIAYVSGTLGTLIGADLLNLRKMCSVGADMVSIGGAGTFDGIFLTGIIAALLA, encoded by the coding sequence ATGAAGCGCCTGATCTACCTGAGCCCGTTTTCACTCCTTTTGATAGCTGCACTTGTTGTAATTCTTATTCTGATGATTCCCCTTCTCTTTCTCGGACTCATAGGGAGTGCATTTTCAAAACTGGGCTTCGGGCTGGCAGGAATAATACTGATACTCGTTGCAACGATCGCTGGAAGTTTCTTCAATATTCCAGTCATGAGAATCAAATCAGCCCCTGAAGTGGTCCGGGTTCCCCACGGCCGGCTGATGGACTACAGGTACCGCCCGCAATTTTCCGGTGGAATCACGATAGTTGCCGTAAATATAGGTGGGGCCGTTGTGCCTGTTCTGGTTTCTGCATATCTTCTTACAAGGGTTTTCATCTTCCAGGAAGGGTCCGGTATCCTGCTTTCATCGCTGGCCGGAATTCTGATTGTGGCCGCTGTTTCATATCTTGTGGCAAAACCGGTTCAGGGAGTTGGGGTGGGAATTCCGATTTTAATCCCGCCGTTGTCTGCTCTTATCTGCGGTCTGGTGCTTTCATTCGGGATTTCCGGGGCTGCCCCGGTGATTGCCTATGTTAGCGGAACTCTCGGGACGCTTATCGGTGCGGATCTCCTTAATCTGCGGAAAATGTGTTCCGTCGGTGCGGATATGGTGTCGATAGGCGGTGCCGGAACGTTTGATGGTATTTTCTTAACCGGAATAATAGCAGCTCTTCTTGCCTAA